The following coding sequences lie in one Desmodus rotundus isolate HL8 chromosome 1, HLdesRot8A.1, whole genome shotgun sequence genomic window:
- the NOXA1 gene encoding NADPH oxidase activator 1 isoform X1, producing the protein MGSEGGTRSGRGRANGWGRALGGAMPVGGAGGCSVARGRLGQQEAWRTWRSPTPRLRTSAQRFSVPDPPPASKGHHSLSPPPDPDVPAPRPSVPQSSYRTPHGTPPRHLLRSGPEVATSAAAGQVLRPPCPRSGTWCSTGSGACRLWRAGTGAAPCASSRGSQGGPPKCASTWAACTCWPGTQRPRCGHLTKQWPRMRTWQLASSSEEWPTSSWRGPLWRLSTGLQWCASGPRGTWGPPCSPGCLNCCLPRDKPGPQDKPHRGPHAGHVAQLEPLWRGGEWSQEALSDFQLALVQLRGNAAIDYTQLGLRFKLQAWEVLFNVAAAQCGLGLWAEAACSLEEAISKGPGSARGDLDAALAQVQVLDQGGGARPRAGPRLKPAKAPHAMGVQPLSPSRGLVCAEAQGVLCPGPVLLPWDHRSGLGGLQAAEWDGGRKVPGMGHRLGCVCPEQAPHHHTQALERGQLPLEAFKVTQGGGQAPYLSLPPHVCTQGSPEAHLL; encoded by the exons ATGGGCAGCGAGGGCGGGACCAGATCCGGGAGGGGCCGAGCCAATGGTTGGGGGCGGGCCCTGGGCGGAGCCATGCCggtgggcggggctgggggctgctctgTCGCTAGGGGGCGCCTAGGCCAGCAGGAGGCGTGGCGCACCTGGCGCTCACCAACACCCCGCCTGCGTACTAGTGCCCAGCGGTTCTCCGTCCCCGACCCCCCACCGGCCTCGAAGGGGCACCACAGCCTTAGCCCACCTCCGGATCCAGACGTCCCTgctccgcggccctcggtccccCAGTCATCCTACCGGACCCCTCACGGGACACCACCCCGCCACCTGCTGCGCTCCGGCCCAGAAGTAGCGACTTCCGCCGCGGCCGGACAGGTGCTGAGGCCGCCATGCCCTCGCTCGGGGACCTGGTGCTCAACTGGCAGCGGGGCGTGCAGGCTGTGGCGTGCGGGGACTGGGGCAGCGCCCTGCGCCTCTTCTCGGGGGTCCCAGGGCGGCCCGCCAAAATGTGCTTCAACGTGGGCTGCGTGCACCTGCTGGCCGGGGACCCAGAGGCCGCGCTGCGG GCATTTGACCAAGCAGTGGCCAAGGATGCGTACCTGGCAATTGGCTTCTTCCAGCGAGGAGTGGCCAACTTCCAGCTGGAGAG GACCGCTGTGGAGACTGAGCACAGGGCTGCAGTGGTGTGCCTCAGGACCCAGAGGGACTTGGGGTCCACCCTGCTCACCAGGCTGCCTGAACTGCTGCCTTCCCAGAGACAAACCTGGCCCCCAGGACAAGCCCCACAGGGGGCCCCATGCTGGGCATGTGGCTCAGCTGGAACCTCTCTGGAGGGGGGGTGAATG GTCCCAGGAGGCCCTGTCTGACTTCCAGCTGGCCCTGGTCCAGCTGCGGGGGAACGCCGCCATCGACTACACGCAGCTGGGCCTGCGCTTCAAGCTGCAGGCCTGGGAG GTGCTGTTCAACGTGGCGGCGGCGCAGTGCGGGCTGGGGCTCTGGGCCGAGGCCGCCTGCAGCCTGGAGGAAGCCATCTCCAAGGGCCCTGGAAGTGCCCGCGGTGACCTGGATGCTGCCCTGGCCCAAGTTCAG GTTCTGGACCAGGGTGGAGGAGCTAGGCCCAGGGCTGGCCCGAG GTTGAAACCGGCCAAAGCCCCCCATGCCATGGGCGTCCAGCCTCTCAGCCCTTCCCGTGGCCTTGTCTGTGCAGAGGCCCAGGGCGTCCTCTGTCCTGGGCCTGTGCTGCTCCCCTGGGACCACCGCTCAGGCCTTGGTGGGCTCCAGGCAGCAGAGTGGGATGGCGGGCGTAAGGTGCCTGGGATGGGGCACAGGCTGGGCTGTGTCTGCCCTGAGCaagccccccaccaccacacccagGCCTTGGAGAGGGGGCAGCTGCCACTGGAGgcgttcaaggtcacacagggtggggggcaggccccttacctgtccctcccaccccacgtCTGCACTCAGGGCTCCCCTGAAGCCCACCTTTTGTAG